A genomic region of Cannabis sativa cultivar Pink pepper isolate KNU-18-1 chromosome 1, ASM2916894v1, whole genome shotgun sequence contains the following coding sequences:
- the LOC115706866 gene encoding probable lactoylglutathione lyase, chloroplastic, with the protein MVRIIPMASSIRPSLSSFRFSAASSRSRLSLSSLNPSPTLSFLHLASAVPQSHLFGVKSSMPLRGECNSLAMAAAGNVVQASTAAAPEDVLEWVKSDKRRLLHVVYRVGDLDRTIKFYTECLGMKLLRKRDIPEERYTNAFLGYGPEDSHFVIELTYNYGVDKYDIGSGFGHFGVAVEDVAKTVELIKAKGGKVTREPGPVKGGSTVIAFVEDPDGYKFELLERGPTPEPFCQVMLRVGDLDRSINFYEKAFGMELLRKRDNPEYKYTIAMLGYGPEDKSAVLELTYNYGVTEYDKGNAYAQIAIGTDDVYKTAEAVKLVGGKVTREPGPLPGINTKITACLDPDGWKSVFVDNVDFLKELE; encoded by the exons ATGGTGAGGATAATACCCATGGCATCTTCAATCAGACCTTCTCTCTCTTCATTCAGATTCTCTGCTGCTTCTTCTCGCTCCCgcctttctctttcttcccttAATCCTTCTCCGaccctctcttttcttcatctCGCAAGTG CTGTTCCACAGTCTCATTTATTTGGTGTCAAGTCCTCTATGCCGCTTAGAGGAGAATGCAACAGCTTGGCCATGGCCGCCGCTGGTAATGTGGTTCAAGCAAGTACCGCTGCTGCCCCAGAAGATGTACTGGAGTGGGTTAAAAGTGACAAAAGGCGCTTGCTTCATGTTGTTTACCGCGTCGGGGATTTGGATAGGACCATTAA attctacacagAGTGTTTGGGAATGAAACTACTGAGGAAACGTGACATACCGGAGGAAAGATACACAAATGCTTTTCTTGGATACGGACCGGAAGATTCACACTTCGTTATTGAACTCACTTACA ATTATGGTGTTGACAAGTATGATATTGGATCTGGGTTTGGTCATTTTGGTGTAGCAGTTGAGGAT GTTGCCAAGACTGTGGAACTTATAAAAGCCAAGGGAGGCAAAGTAACCCGAGAACCTGGTCCAGTCAAAGGTGGAAGTACTGTTATTGCATTTGTGGAAGATCCTGATGGCTACAAATTTGAACTTTTGGAAAGAGGGCCTACACCTGAACCCTTTTGTCAAGTAATGCTTCGTGTGGGAGATCTTGATCGTTCCATAAACTTTTATGAGAAG GCTTTCGGCATGGAGCTTCTACGGAAAAGAGATAATCCCGAGTACAAG TATACAATAGCAATGCTAGGCTATGGTCCTGAAGACAAAAGTGCTGTGCTGGAGTTGACATACAATTATGGTGTCACTGAATATGATAAAGGAAATGCTTATGCTCAG ATAGCAATAGGCACGGATGACGTCTATAAAACTGCAGAAGCAGTTAAACTTGTTGGGGGGAAGGTTACACGTGAACCTGGACCTTTGCCTGGTATTAACACCAAAATTACTGCTTGCCTTGATCCTGATGGTTGGAAATCG GTTTTTGTAGATAATGTTGATTTTCTCAAGGAGCTGGAGTGA